CTCCCGCCCCGTCAGCCAGAGCGTGAGCCAGCGGTAGGCTGCGAGCCGCATCTCCCGCGTGTAGCCGTGGCCCGCGTACACCTCCACGTAGGCCAGCTTGTCGAGCGCGCCCAGCATCTCGTAGATTCTGCGGACCCTTAGGTACGCCCTCCTCGCCCTCAGCACGGGGAAGACTTCGTCGTAGACGCCCACCACGATCATCAGGGGTCTGGGCGCGATGAGCGCGAGAACGTCGCTGGCGTTCGCGAAGCGCAGCATCCCCGGCACGCACTCGCAGTAGCAGCGGCCGGAGACCACTTGATCCTCGAGGACCTCCGCGGACGCGACGGGTACGGCCACCTTCACCCGCTCGTCGAGCGCCGCCAGGTACATCGTCTGGTTGCCGCCGCCCGAGCTCCCCGTCACGCCGATGCGGGTCGAGTCGATATCGCCCCGGCTCTCCAGGTAGTCGAGGGCCCTGATGTTGTCCCAGAGGATGAGGCCCGGCAGGCTCATTCCCACCGCCAGCAGCCAAACCCCCTCGCGGTGGCCCTGGAACCAGCGGTCTCCGTAGCCGACCATGTCGATGGCCAGCGTCGCGATCCCCGCTCTCGCCAGCGCGGCACCGATCGCTTGAACGTGGTGCTCATGCTTGCCCCTCGGGTAGTGGCCGTGGAGCTTCAGGACGGCCGGGTGGGGGCCGCGCCCCTCGGGAAGGTAGAGGTTGCCTGTGACGAGGAAGCCCGGCCTACTCTCGAAGACGACGTTTTCGACCACGTAGCCGCGCTTCCTCCTCCTAGCCACGACCCTCGCGTTGAGATCACCCTTCTCGGGCTCGACCCTCATCGCCTCCCACAGCTTCCCCCTCAGCTCCCTAGCCCAAGCCTCGAACTCGGCGCGCGACGCGGGCCTTCTTATCGCTCGGTCGAGCTCCTGGCATAGGCGGGCGTAGTGGTCCTGCAGCATCCCCCCGTAGTCGCGGGGCAGCACGCGGAGGGAGAGGGGTTCGGAGCTCAAT
The Thermofilaceae archaeon DNA segment above includes these coding regions:
- a CDS encoding acetylxylan esterase encodes the protein MSSEPLSLRVLPRDYGGMLQDHYARLCQELDRAIRRPASRAEFEAWARELRGKLWEAMRVEPEKGDLNARVVARRRKRGYVVENVVFESRPGFLVTGNLYLPEGRGPHPAVLKLHGHYPRGKHEHHVQAIGAALARAGIATLAIDMVGYGDRWFQGHREGVWLLAVGMSLPGLILWDNIRALDYLESRGDIDSTRIGVTGSSGGGNQTMYLAALDERVKVAVPVASAEVLEDQVVSGRCYCECVPGMLRFANASDVLALIAPRPLMIVVGVYDEVFPVLRARRAYLRVRRIYEMLGALDKLAYVEVYAGHGYTREMRLAAYRWLTLWLTGREEQLDESDLQLEPDTSPYLACLSQPEGESIASLYARRAAKLAEARRVSVEEWLQAVPELRARLVEEVFGGFPEEPSRIEELGVERVGGVEVEKLGLRTELDIVVPAALVGGEGAEESCLLYVTTSSAQSCLSNGRVWDWLEGGGAVMVINYRGTGETASSEEVATKNSIVVGRHILGARVFDVLRAVDYLYRARGFNEVHLFGEREAGLPALFAAALDERVRSVRTLSVPSTLSSASGFSLPPSLFPPDLLKYADVPQVAAMVAPRPLAVENPLDPHLRPLRREEAEEIFEFTRRVYEALGLPHNFSLVTIDDIV